One genomic region from uncultured Subdoligranulum sp. encodes:
- a CDS encoding glycosyltransferase, whose translation MQTGSHRNVQPGADRDRPERAGSLEVTEMFRVHIYTGSLALVGKSGVGQAARHQRAALERTGVSVVEDWQPRADVIHINTVLPCSFRAARRARREGIPVIWYGHSTEADFRHSFVGSDLLAPLFKRWLCLCYNRADLILTPTPYAAAILRSYGLRPPVQPLSNGVDTDFFAPDPARRQAFRQAYGLKDTDRAVISVGHFMERKGILDFIQLARRMPDVRFFWFGYTDPALVPRKIRKAMAAAPDNVSFPGFLSQEALRDAYCGADAFLFCSHEETEGIVVLEALACGTPTLLRDIPVYQDWLTDGVNVWKGRDLVRLEEKLRGILTKQLPDLTGAGRRVAEARSLPRIGQALQQFYATLPAPQRNARPAPQRCTA comes from the coding sequence CTTTGGAGGTGACAGAGATGTTTCGTGTTCATATCTATACGGGTTCGCTGGCCCTGGTGGGCAAAAGCGGCGTGGGCCAGGCGGCCCGCCACCAGCGGGCGGCGCTGGAACGCACCGGGGTGTCGGTGGTGGAGGACTGGCAGCCCCGGGCCGACGTGATCCACATCAACACCGTGCTGCCCTGCTCCTTCCGGGCAGCCCGCCGCGCCCGGCGGGAGGGCATCCCGGTGATCTGGTACGGCCATTCCACCGAGGCGGATTTCCGCCATTCCTTCGTGGGGTCCGACCTGCTGGCTCCCCTCTTCAAACGGTGGCTCTGTCTGTGCTACAACCGGGCCGACCTGATCCTCACCCCCACCCCTTACGCCGCCGCCATCCTGCGGAGTTACGGCCTGCGCCCGCCGGTGCAGCCCCTCTCCAACGGGGTAGACACCGACTTCTTCGCACCCGACCCCGCCCGGCGCCAGGCCTTCCGGCAGGCCTACGGCCTGAAGGATACCGACAGGGCGGTCATCAGCGTGGGGCATTTCATGGAGCGCAAGGGCATTCTGGACTTTATCCAGCTTGCCCGCCGCATGCCGGATGTGCGGTTCTTCTGGTTCGGCTACACCGACCCGGCCCTGGTGCCCCGGAAGATCCGCAAGGCCATGGCCGCCGCCCCGGACAATGTCTCCTTCCCGGGATTCCTCTCCCAGGAAGCGCTGCGGGACGCCTACTGCGGTGCCGACGCCTTCCTGTTCTGCAGCCACGAGGAGACCGAGGGCATTGTGGTGCTGGAGGCGCTGGCCTGCGGTACCCCCACCCTGCTGCGGGACATCCCGGTCTACCAAGACTGGCTCACCGACGGCGTCAACGTATGGAAGGGCCGCGACCTGGTCCGGCTGGAGGAAAAGCTGCGGGGCATCCTCACAAAACAGCTGCCCGACCTGACCGGCGCCGGGCGCCGGGTAGCCGAAGCCCGCAGTCTGCCCCGCATCGGGCAGGCTTTGCAGCAGTTCTACGCCACGCTGCCCGCGCCCCAGCGGAATGCCCGTCCCGCCCCGCAGCGCTGCACCGCCTGA
- a CDS encoding F0F1 ATP synthase subunit epsilon, whose product MGKTFQLEIITPERQFYTGPVESLVLPALDGEYGVLPGHEPVVTAVEPGEARFKADGVWHNVIVTQGFAEITSEYAVVLVSTAEKPEEIDAARAERAKERAEERLRQHGSQQEYFRSKAALARATARLRATSHRG is encoded by the coding sequence ATGGGAAAGACCTTTCAGCTGGAAATCATCACGCCGGAGCGCCAGTTCTACACCGGCCCGGTGGAAAGCCTGGTGCTGCCCGCCCTGGACGGCGAATACGGTGTGCTGCCCGGCCATGAGCCGGTGGTCACCGCGGTGGAGCCCGGCGAGGCCCGCTTCAAGGCGGACGGCGTGTGGCACAACGTCATCGTGACCCAGGGCTTTGCCGAGATCACCTCGGAGTATGCCGTGGTGCTGGTCTCCACGGCGGAAAAGCCGGAGGAGATCGATGCGGCCCGTGCCGAGCGCGCCAAGGAACGCGCCGAGGAGCGTCTGCGTCAGCACGGCAGCCAGCAGGAATATTTCCGCAGCAAGGCGGCCCTGGCCCGCGCCACGGCCCGTCTGCGCGCCACCTCGCACAGAGGCTGA
- the atpD gene encoding F0F1 ATP synthase subunit beta, whose protein sequence is MQHKGVIAQVLGPVVDVQFAEGSLPQINEELVVEKDGERRVMEVAREIGHGAVRCILLSPGEGLGRGDEVIATGHTIETPVGEATLGRMFNVLGEPIDEKGPVETPEKWSIHRDPPAFDKQSPTTEILETGIKVIDLLAPYAKGGKIGLFGGAGVGKTVLIQELIRNIATEHGGYSIFTGVGERTREGNDLWREMGESGVLSKTALVFGQMNEPPGARMRVALTGLTMAEYFRDRQKQNVLLFIDNIFRYVQAGSEVSALMGRMPSAVGYQPTLADEVGALQERITSTKDGAITSVQAVYVPADDLTDPAPATTFSHLDATTVLSRKIVEQGIYPAVDPLESTSRILEPDIVGRRHYDIARGAQELLQRYRDLQDIIAILGMEELSEDDRRTVARARRMQQFFSQPFFVAEQFTGLQGKYVPLEETLKGFEALLGGELDKYPESAFSSVGTVDDVREKARAQGAV, encoded by the coding sequence ATGCAACACAAAGGTGTGATCGCGCAGGTGCTGGGCCCCGTGGTGGACGTACAGTTCGCCGAGGGCAGCCTGCCGCAGATCAACGAGGAGCTGGTCGTCGAGAAGGACGGCGAGCGCCGTGTGATGGAAGTCGCCCGCGAGATCGGACATGGCGCCGTGCGCTGCATCCTGCTTTCGCCCGGCGAAGGCCTGGGCCGCGGTGACGAAGTCATTGCCACCGGCCACACCATCGAGACGCCCGTCGGCGAAGCTACCCTGGGCCGTATGTTCAACGTCCTGGGCGAGCCCATCGACGAGAAGGGCCCCGTGGAAACCCCCGAAAAGTGGTCCATCCACCGGGATCCCCCGGCTTTTGATAAACAGAGCCCAACCACGGAAATTCTGGAAACCGGCATCAAGGTCATCGACCTGCTGGCTCCCTACGCCAAGGGCGGCAAGATCGGCCTGTTCGGCGGTGCCGGTGTGGGCAAGACCGTTCTGATCCAGGAACTGATCCGCAACATCGCCACCGAACACGGCGGCTACTCCATCTTCACCGGCGTCGGCGAGCGTACCCGTGAGGGCAACGACCTCTGGCGCGAGATGGGCGAGAGCGGCGTTCTGTCCAAGACCGCCCTGGTCTTCGGTCAGATGAACGAACCGCCGGGAGCCCGTATGCGCGTGGCCCTGACCGGTCTGACCATGGCGGAGTACTTCCGTGACCGCCAGAAGCAGAACGTGCTGCTCTTCATCGACAACATCTTCCGTTACGTCCAGGCCGGCTCGGAAGTCAGCGCCCTGATGGGCCGTATGCCTTCCGCCGTGGGCTATCAGCCCACCCTGGCCGACGAAGTGGGCGCTCTGCAGGAGCGTATCACTTCCACCAAGGACGGCGCCATCACCTCGGTGCAGGCCGTCTACGTGCCCGCCGACGACCTGACCGACCCGGCCCCCGCCACGACGTTCAGCCATCTGGACGCCACCACCGTTCTGTCCCGTAAGATCGTGGAACAGGGCATCTACCCGGCCGTCGACCCGCTGGAATCCACCAGCCGGATCCTCGAGCCCGACATCGTGGGCCGCCGTCACTACGACATCGCCCGCGGCGCCCAGGAGCTGCTGCAGCGCTACCGCGACCTGCAGGATATCATCGCCATTCTGGGCATGGAGGAACTGTCCGAGGATGACCGCCGCACCGTCGCCCGCGCGCGCCGTATGCAGCAGTTCTTCTCCCAGCCCTTCTTCGTGGCCGAACAGTTCACCGGCCTGCAGGGCAAGTATGTCCCGCTGGAAGAGACCCTCAAGGGCTTTGAGGCCCTGCTGGGCGGCGAGCTGGACAAATACCCCGAATCCGCCTTCTCGTCGGTGGGGACCGTCGACGATGTGCGGGAGAAAGCGCGTGCACAGGGGGCGGTCTGA
- the atpG gene encoding ATP synthase F1 subunit gamma produces MESIKEIRTHIDSVQQTLKITNAMYLISSSKLRKARRQLTDVQPYFEKITRTISDILHRTAGVDHVYFDTRSDHPHKVGYIVITGDKGLAGAYNHNVLRLVEEEMAKVENPTLFLIGQSGRNYFQHKGVNIDGEFMYTSQDPTVYRAREIGDTFIELFRKGHLDEVYVVYTEMVTPMQMEPKIVKLLPLDRDAFPWKPRRSADGSERHVVTYVPSPEHVLNHIVPSYLKGLLFGTLVESFCSEQNARMNAMDTATDNARSLLKELSLHYNRARQSAITQEITEIVGGAQPGGDDWEDDDWADEEADL; encoded by the coding sequence ATGGAAAGCATAAAGGAGATCCGCACCCACATCGACAGCGTGCAGCAGACCCTCAAGATCACCAACGCCATGTATCTGATCTCCTCCTCCAAGCTGCGCAAGGCCCGCCGTCAGCTGACCGACGTGCAGCCCTACTTTGAGAAGATCACCCGTACCATTTCCGACATCCTGCACCGCACGGCCGGCGTGGACCATGTCTACTTCGACACCCGTTCGGACCATCCCCACAAGGTGGGCTACATCGTCATCACCGGCGACAAGGGTCTGGCGGGCGCCTACAACCACAACGTGCTGCGCCTGGTGGAAGAGGAAATGGCCAAGGTGGAGAACCCCACGCTGTTTCTGATCGGCCAGTCCGGCCGCAACTACTTCCAGCACAAGGGTGTCAACATCGACGGCGAGTTCATGTACACCTCCCAGGACCCCACGGTCTACCGTGCCCGGGAGATCGGCGATACCTTCATCGAGCTGTTCCGCAAGGGACATCTGGATGAGGTGTACGTGGTCTACACCGAGATGGTCACCCCCATGCAGATGGAGCCCAAGATCGTCAAGCTGCTGCCCCTGGACCGCGACGCCTTCCCCTGGAAGCCCCGCCGCAGCGCCGACGGCAGTGAGCGGCACGTGGTGACCTATGTGCCGTCCCCCGAGCATGTGCTCAACCACATCGTGCCCTCCTACCTGAAAGGGCTGCTGTTCGGCACGCTGGTGGAGTCCTTCTGCTCCGAGCAGAACGCCCGCATGAACGCTATGGACACCGCCACCGACAACGCCCGGTCCCTGCTGAAGGAACTGTCGCTGCACTACAACCGTGCCCGTCAGTCCGCCATCACCCAGGAGATCACCGAGATCGTGGGCGGCGCACAGCCGGGCGGCGATGACTGGGAGGACGACGACTGGGCCGACGAGGAAGCCGACCTGTAA